The Ischnura elegans chromosome 1, ioIscEleg1.1, whole genome shotgun sequence genome contains a region encoding:
- the LOC124173509 gene encoding coiled-coil domain-containing protein 96-like isoform X3 has product MAEEAKEINDSSQLTSVGMVEDPETVAQTEKVEGKDEVEEMVPESHGSDVEEMGKEYTEEDAPSREQEGMLSVIQEANEGDDGVLQVVTTLLQGEGESESNKDAQNEEKAEEVVAEGRSEPLQPEGESNEADAMESGDGTEAPGVPPLDSEAVEVVDESNLPETMRTEEELITGREGDEVASVIADDDQREPSQQSRSDDVDEEEKSEETKGSQESLSSQPSLQGEELSEDEVSEDHQDAVVPNRNEMVELCKNLLIERKQLRKKNLLFQKMLSDYFKKKKAEGTYHEGETNYIGPGQAELHYRKKLLVFDDIRTQFLDKKNKIENESQQLINEKNSTQEEAVMALESLLKQEETLGQGLINSQTGKTLSDKVTLRLINRQGQLAKQLSEAMLQYIKIRDRVNEAEAALKALEDLGEGLHLFDYERLQVEKKSLHDKIEERDSELSRLREKIATLIITMTHMDEKASGTTQLVLETRKQLQRSLGKLRKGGQLPPSAPRWVRPYLWIQFIAKSHLNLLIQSIEISLSRS; this is encoded by the exons ATGGCAGAAGaggcaaaagaaataaatgactCCTCTCAATTGACATCTGTTGGCATGGTAGAGGATCCCGAAACAGTTGCTCAAACCGAGAAAGTCGAAGGTAAAGATGAAGTAGAAGAGATGGTTCCTGAATCCCATGGTAGTGATGTTGAAGAGATGG GGAAAGAGTACACTGAAGAAGATGCTCCCTCCAGGGAGCAAGAAGGCATGCTCTCAGTCATCCAAGAGGCAAACGAAGGAGACGATGGAGTCTTGCAGGTGGTTACAACACTGCTCCAGGGAGAAGGGGAAAGTGAATCTAACAAAGATGCACAAAATGAGGAAAAAGCAGAAGAAGTAGTTGCGGAAGGCAGGTCAGAACCACTTCAGCCAGAGGGTGAAAGCAATGAAGCTGATGCTATGGAGTCTGGTGATGGCACTGAAGCCCCTGGAGTTCCACCTTTGGACAGTGAAGCTGTGGAAGTTGTGGATGAGTCTAATCTACCGGAGACTATGAGAACAGAAGAGGAATTGATAACAGGCAGGGAAGGTGACGAAGTGGCTAGTGTCATTGCTGATGATGACCAAAGGGAGCCGTCCCAACAATCCCGGTCTGATGACGTTGATGAGGAAGAGAAGTCGGAGGAAACAAAAGGATCACAAGAATCCCTCAGCTCTCAGCCGTCACTGCAAGGTGAAGAATTATCGGAGGATGAAGTATCCGAGGATCATCAAGACGCAGTTGTGCCTAATAGAAATGAAATGGTGGAGCTCTGTAAAAATCTTTTGATTGAAAGGAAGcagctgaggaaaaaaaatttactattCCAAAAAATGCTTTCTGACTATTTTAAGAAGAAAAAG GCAGAGGGTACATACCATGAAGGAGAGACAAATTACATTGGCCCTGGACAAGCTGAGTTGCACTATCGGAAGAAGTTACTGGTTTTTGATGACATCCGAACtcaatttttggataaaaaaaacaaaattgaaaacgAGTCTCAACAGctaataaatgaaaagaattctACCCAAGAGGAAGCTGTGATGGCATTGGAATCATTGCTGAAACAGGAAGAGACTCTTGGTCAAGGGCTAATTAACAGCCAGACTGGGAAAACTTTATCTGACAag GTCACGCTTCGGTTGATCAACCGGCAGGGGCAGTTGGCCAAGCAATTGAGCGAAGCTATGCTGCAGTACATCAAGATCAGAGACCGTGTGAATGAGGCGGAGGCCGCTCTCAAGGCTCTCGAGGACTTGGGTGAGGGGTTGCATTTGTTTGACTATGAGCGACTCCAAGTTGAGAAGAAGTCGTTGCATGATAAGATTGAAGAGAGAGACAGTGAATTGAGTcgtttgagggaaaaaattgcAACATTAATCATCACAATGACCCATATGGATGAGAAAGCCTCAGGCACCACTCAGCTGGTTCTGGAGACTCGTAAGCAACTGCAGAGATCTCTGGGTAAATTAAGGAAG ggggggcagctgcccccttctgcccctcgctgggtacgcccatacttGTGGATCCAGTTTATTGCCAAGTCACACTTGAACCTATTGATACAATCGATAGAAATATCGCTGAGTAGAAGCTGA
- the LOC124173496 gene encoding ankyrin repeat domain-containing protein 27-like, which produces MECNYDEDLNENLFFRTLQNENEELFHKSTSEGWVICVPRAGSFPSNTLTHDDFFSHILIPSDELPESHFRTLNDKEVTVCNRVVTVESGMSKPVVSRVLFEETYYTDDLLKYRVLCLENPLERQKIADSGCEILMVRTLRDCIDLIWTKSSGGRELLEKMDEAVKSFLDSNPDMEKRPLPELRSLVKGLYQHCTAIVLGDIKLRSLTALDKRLLDGVRTAAETYVLHGVHSQLLRGVTNATSVEDSRLNKTARNLSELQLRDLGVSRSDLLGSIPIARRELARIDGYGTVLGKVGCLRRTVAAIGSGDDGDYGSGTVVAADDLLPVLVFLVIKTGLPNWIAQLTFLRNFSFANEAITSSQADESSFLVTSLEAAIEHVRSGVLLGAPEPEALQQEYSWKKVDYEEKEYDDDSIESPTESVRGGSVGKDILAEFFDQVRLGNVEKVELLLDGKIDLEEEDRSDLVSSDTEAIIQQLCHPLCSCDACERLILEHRQQSVDLKPYPTVLSADGRGLTALHHACRHGRTVLVDVLLRRGASPDASDARGATPLHHAAARGHQAALLLLLLQGKARVGAADGAGNTPLHLAADGGHEGCAKALLYYAEHSGGAGVARGHARAANAAGDTPLHHAARWGYESIVAILLEHGAQPDAQNARRVTPMDVAHNPQVSALLLKASPAPEWPPSPPGTTLRPPPVLDFQDAGPAAGRKASKDARRLGVRPESTEDMRRVEKLLRAVAHGDVRLACYYLGLEGSPGGRQGPTTRSGGTAKWPRRLCHPLCACEACRASVEGRPSSEADGTKAAAKSLEVDVCDADGITPLHAAASHGRVEMVKALVSAGASLDLRTRSGAATPLHLACRRGRVGVARALLEAGADACAADAAGDTALHHCCRLAGDSGAVAMVELLLEHNPRWNVRNAEGKTPLDVAEEKMSLRLVKLLEGKLIT; this is translated from the coding sequence ATGGAGTGCAATTACGACGAAGACTTGAACGAAAATCTCTTTTTTAGGACTCTGCAAAATGAAAACGAAGAGCTTTTTCATAAATCAACGTCAGAAGGATGGGTTATTTGTGTTCCAAGGGCTGGGTCTTTCCCATCAAACACTTTAACTCATGATGACTTTTTCAGTCACATACTAATACCAAGTGATGAATTACCTGAAAGTCATTTTCGGACTCTAAACGATAAGGAAGTCACTGTTTGCAATCGTGTTGTAACTGTTGAAAGTGGAATGTCAAAACCCGTAGTCTCTCGTGTCCTTTTTGAAGAAACTTATTACACTGATGACTTATTAAAGTATCGAGTTTTGTGTTTAGAGAATCCATTGGAAAGGCAAAAAATCGCTGACAGTGGTTGTGAAATATTGATGGTTCGAACTCTTCGAGACTGCATTGATCTGATATGGACGAAGAGTTCAGGTGGTCGGGAACTATTGGAAAAGATGGATGAAGCAGTTAAAAGTTTCTTAGATTCTAATCCCGATATGGAGAAAAGACCTCTTCCAGAGCTTAGGTCCTTGGTCAAAGGTCTTTATCAACATTGCACTGCTATAGTATTGGGCGACATTAAGCTTCGTTCTTTGACAGCTCTTGATAAACGACTGCTGGATGGTGTACGCACCGCTGCTGAAACATATGTTTTACATGGTGTTCATTCACAGCTCCTAAGGGGGGTGACCAATGCAACGTCTGTCGAAGATTCCCGACTGAATAAAACTGCGCGCAATCTTTCAGAATTACAGTTGCGTGATTTAGGTGTGTCCCGCTCTGATTTATTGGGTTCAATTCCAATTGCTAGGAGAGAATTGGCTCGTATTGATGGCTATGGAACCGTTCTCGGTAAGGTCGGATGTCTGAGGCGGACGGTCGCTGCCATTGGTAGTGGCGATGACGGAGACTACGGCAGCGGTACTGTCGTCGCGGCTGATGACCTGTTGCCTGTGTTGGTCTTTCTAGTCATTAAAACTGGACTACCGAATTGGATAGCTCAGCTCACATTCCTACGAAATTTTTCGTTTGCGAACGAGGCGATCACATCTTCTCAAGCAGACGAAAGTTCGTTCTTGGTGACATCTTTGGAGGCGGCTATTGAGCACGTACGCTCCGGGGTGTTACTCGGGGCTCCCGAACCAGAAGCACTTCAGCAGGAATACTCTTGGAAAAAGGTAGACTACGAGGAAAAGGAATACGACGATGATAGTATCGAATCGCCGACGGAATCGGTGCGAGGGGGCAGCGTCGGTAAGGATATATTGGCCGAGTTCTTCGATCAGGTTCGCCTCGGCAATGTCGAGAAGGTGGAATTGCTGCTGGATGGGAAAATTGACTTGGAGGAGGAGGACCGCAGTGACCTGGTCAGCAGCGACACGGAGGCCATCATCCAGCAGCTCTGCCACCCCCTGTGCTCCTGCGATGCCTGCGAGCGCCTCATTCTAGAGCACCGCCAGCAGTCCGTGGATTTGAAGCCGTACCCAACGGTCCTCTCGGCGGACGGGCGCGGCCTCACGGCGCTCCACCACGCCTGCAGGCACGGCCGCACCGTCCTCGTTGACGTCCTCCTGCGCCGCGGCGCCAGCCCTGACGCCTCCGACGCCCGGGGCGCCACTCCGCTGCACCACGCGGCCGCCCGTGGCCACCAGGCCGCCCTGCTGCTGCTCCTGCTGCAGGGGAAGGCGCGGGTGGGTGCGGCCGACGGCGCGGGCAACACGCCTCTCCACCTGGCCGCCGACGGAGGCCACGAGGGCTGTGCCAAGGCCCTGCTGTACTACGCGGAGCACTCCGGCGGCGCGGGGGTGGCGAGGGGCCACGCGCGGGCCGCCAACGCCGCCGGAGACACGCCGCTGCACCACGCCGCGCGCTGGGGCTACGAGAGCATCGTGGCCATTCTGCTGGAGCACGGGGCGCAGCCAGACGCGCAGAACGCGCGGCGAGTGACCCCGATGGACGTGGCCCACAACCCGCAGGTGTCTGCACTCCTGCTGAAGGCCTCCCCCGCCCCCGAGTGGCCCCCCTCGCCCCCTGGGACCACCCTCAGACCACCCCCCGTGCTCGACTTCCAGGACGCAGGTCCGGCCGCCGGACGGAAGGCCAGCAAGGACGCCCGCCGCCTCGGCGTGCGCCCCGAGTCCACGGAAGACATGCGTCGCGTGGAGAAGTTGCTGCGCGCCGTGGCACACGGTGACGTGCGCCTCGCGTGCTACTACCTGGGGCTGGAGGGCTCGCCCGGGGGGCGCCAGGGGCCGACGACGCGCAGCGGGGGCACCGCCAAGTGGCCCCGGAGGCTGTGCCACCCGCTCTGCGCCTGCGAAGCGTGCCGCGCCTCCGTCGAGGGGCGGCCGTCCTCGGAGGCCGACGGCACCAAGGCAGCGGCCAAGAGCCTCGAGGTAGACGTGTGCGACGCGGACGGCATCACGCCCCTGCACGCGGCGGCCTCCCACGGCCGCGTGGAGATGGTCAAAGCGCTGGTGTCGGCGGGGGCGAGCCTCGACCTGAGGACGCGCTCGGGCGCCGCGACGCCGCTGCACCTCGCTTGCCGGCGCGGGCGTGTGGGAGTGGCCCGCGCCCTGCTCGAGGCGGGTGCGGACGCGTGCGCTGCGGATGCGGCGGGCGACACGGCGCTGCACCACTGCTGCCGCCTGGCGGGCGACAGCGGGGCCGTGGCGATGGTGGAGCTGCTGCTGGAGCACAACCCGCGCTGGAATGTACGGAATGCGGAAGGGAAGACGCCGCTGGATGTGGCCGAGGAGAAGATGTCGCTGCGGCTCGTGAAGCTGCTGGAAGGGAAACTGATCACCTGA
- the LOC124173509 gene encoding coiled-coil domain-containing protein 96-like isoform X2 encodes MAEEAKEINDSSQLTSVGMVEDPETVAQTEKVEGKDEVEEMVPESHGSDVEEMGKEYTEEDAPSREQEGMLSVIQEANEGDDGVLQVVTTLLQGEGESESNKDAQNEEKAEEVVAEGRSEPLQPEGESNEADAMESGDGTEAPGVPPLDSEAVEVVDESNLPETMRTEEELITGREGDEVASVIADDDQREPSQQSRSDDVDEEEKSEETKGSQESLSSQPSLQGEELSEDEVSEDHQDAVVPNRNEMVELCKNLLIERKQLRKKNLLFQKMLSDYFKKKKAEGTYHEGETNYIGPGQAELHYRKKLLVFDDIRTQFLDKKNKIENESQQLINEKNSTQEEAVMALESLLKQEETLGQGLINSQTGKTLSDKVTLRLINRQGQLAKQLSEAMLQYIKIRDRVNEAEAALKALEDLGEGLHLFDYERLQVEKKSLHDKIEERDSELSRLREKIATLIITMTHMDEKASGTTQLVLETRKQLQRSLGKLRKVREKRTREQKLLIHLRNEIERKYREAGLLARQDLLYDFDIIADKVNGMKMED; translated from the exons ATGGCAGAAGaggcaaaagaaataaatgactCCTCTCAATTGACATCTGTTGGCATGGTAGAGGATCCCGAAACAGTTGCTCAAACCGAGAAAGTCGAAGGTAAAGATGAAGTAGAAGAGATGGTTCCTGAATCCCATGGTAGTGATGTTGAAGAGATGG GGAAAGAGTACACTGAAGAAGATGCTCCCTCCAGGGAGCAAGAAGGCATGCTCTCAGTCATCCAAGAGGCAAACGAAGGAGACGATGGAGTCTTGCAGGTGGTTACAACACTGCTCCAGGGAGAAGGGGAAAGTGAATCTAACAAAGATGCACAAAATGAGGAAAAAGCAGAAGAAGTAGTTGCGGAAGGCAGGTCAGAACCACTTCAGCCAGAGGGTGAAAGCAATGAAGCTGATGCTATGGAGTCTGGTGATGGCACTGAAGCCCCTGGAGTTCCACCTTTGGACAGTGAAGCTGTGGAAGTTGTGGATGAGTCTAATCTACCGGAGACTATGAGAACAGAAGAGGAATTGATAACAGGCAGGGAAGGTGACGAAGTGGCTAGTGTCATTGCTGATGATGACCAAAGGGAGCCGTCCCAACAATCCCGGTCTGATGACGTTGATGAGGAAGAGAAGTCGGAGGAAACAAAAGGATCACAAGAATCCCTCAGCTCTCAGCCGTCACTGCAAGGTGAAGAATTATCGGAGGATGAAGTATCCGAGGATCATCAAGACGCAGTTGTGCCTAATAGAAATGAAATGGTGGAGCTCTGTAAAAATCTTTTGATTGAAAGGAAGcagctgaggaaaaaaaatttactattCCAAAAAATGCTTTCTGACTATTTTAAGAAGAAAAAG GCAGAGGGTACATACCATGAAGGAGAGACAAATTACATTGGCCCTGGACAAGCTGAGTTGCACTATCGGAAGAAGTTACTGGTTTTTGATGACATCCGAACtcaatttttggataaaaaaaacaaaattgaaaacgAGTCTCAACAGctaataaatgaaaagaattctACCCAAGAGGAAGCTGTGATGGCATTGGAATCATTGCTGAAACAGGAAGAGACTCTTGGTCAAGGGCTAATTAACAGCCAGACTGGGAAAACTTTATCTGACAag GTCACGCTTCGGTTGATCAACCGGCAGGGGCAGTTGGCCAAGCAATTGAGCGAAGCTATGCTGCAGTACATCAAGATCAGAGACCGTGTGAATGAGGCGGAGGCCGCTCTCAAGGCTCTCGAGGACTTGGGTGAGGGGTTGCATTTGTTTGACTATGAGCGACTCCAAGTTGAGAAGAAGTCGTTGCATGATAAGATTGAAGAGAGAGACAGTGAATTGAGTcgtttgagggaaaaaattgcAACATTAATCATCACAATGACCCATATGGATGAGAAAGCCTCAGGCACCACTCAGCTGGTTCTGGAGACTCGTAAGCAACTGCAGAGATCTCTGGGTAAATTAAGGAAG GTCAGAGAAAAGAGGACTAGGGAACAAAAGCTACTCATTCATCTACGAAATGAAATAGAGCGGAAGTATCGTGAAGCTGGTCTCTTAGCCCGTCAGGATTTACTCTATGATTTTGATATAATTGCAGACAAAGTTAATGGAATGAAGATGGAG